The sequence below is a genomic window from Leptospira dzoumogneensis.
TGCCGCACTATAGAATGGTTCAGTCGCAAATCCACTAAAAGGTTTATTAAAACTTTTTGATACTTTTTTGATCCTTGCAAATGCTCCGAAAAAACCGTAAGTGGAAAAAAGATATTTTAATAATGGACCTCCGCCTTTTGCGGCAGCGGTGACCACACCTACGAACTCTTCACTTTTGGGAGAAGAAAAGGCTTCCAAATTGATCAGAAGAAAGTCCTGAGCGGAAGTATTACCGTTTCCTAATGCACTCTTGCCGTTTACTCCTAAAATTTTTAAAGCAAATCCTCTGATATCTCCAGTAGTATCGGGTTGTAGTTTCATACTTCCGCTCGAAAGACGGATCCATACGTCTTTTGTTCCTGGAGAGGCAAACAAACCTTGTTTTGCGTGATCTGGAATATTGGATAGAACTTCGAACTTACCCTGCAATCCCAGGATCTGTTTTCTATGTAATGTACGTCCCTTTCCGAATTTGGAAGAGTTTACTTTTTGGATCTTTTGGAATGCTTTCACATATTCCGCAAAACGAGTTTCTTCATCCGGAGAAATATCTTCTTTCCAGTCCTTGCTAATCGGTTTCATAGAGTCTCCTTAACCTTAAGAATATCCACAGTTATACTTTTTGTTTTTTCTTATCCAGTCTGGACTGGGCCGCTTTTAATTCGGAATCGGTAAGTT
It includes:
- a CDS encoding catalase, giving the protein MKPISKDWKEDISPDEETRFAEYVKAFQKIQKVNSSKFGKGRTLHRKQILGLQGKFEVLSNIPDHAKQGLFASPGTKDVWIRLSSGSMKLQPDTTGDIRGFALKILGVNGKSALGNGNTSAQDFLLINLEAFSSPKSEEFVGVVTAAAKGGGPLLKYLFSTYGFFGAFARIKKVSKSFNKPFSGFATEPFYSAAPISFGPYAVRVRLLPPSGVTPSKDASKDWANDMKSKLSKGTLVYSFQVQFFTDEKTTPIEDASVNWAESEAPYVTIATLSIPTQDFGSEPGLSLQKKIEDTIFDPWEALLEHRPLGDVMRARKHVYLASQKGRGAV